The Limnospira fusiformis SAG 85.79 genomic interval CACACGGAGTCAGACCTTTAGTAATTGGAACTTTGGGAACTAATCCCCAAAGATATGTTTTGGCTTCCGAAACCTGCGGCTTGGATATTATTGGCGCTGAATATCTCCGAGATGTTGAACCGGGAGAATTGGTTTGGATTACTGAACAGGGGATTTCCTCATTCCATTGGAGTCAAAAACCTGCGCGGAAATTGTGTATTTTTGAAATGATTTATTTCTCCCGTCCTGATAGTGTCGTCGAAGGAGAAAGTTTGTATAGTTATCGTATGAGAATTGGTCGGGTTCTGGCGACTGAATCTTCTGTTGATGCTGATATGGTTATTGGAGTACCTGATTCCGGTATCCCAGCAGCGATCGGCTTTTCTCAACAGTCGGGAATTCCTTATGCGGAAGGATTGATTAAAAACCGTTATGTCGGTCGCACCTTTATTCAACCTACCCAAGTTATGCGAGAGTCCGGTATTAAAATGAAGTTGAATACCCTGAAAGATGTCCTGGAAGGAAAACGGGTAATTATGGTTGATGATTCCATTGTTAGGGGGACTACTAGCCGTAAAATTGTTAAGGCTTTACGAGATGCTGGTGCGACTGAAGTACACATGAGAATTTCATCGCCTCCCGTCACTCATCCCTGTTTCTATGGGATTGATACCGATAACCAGGACCAGTTAATTGCGGCGACTAAATCTGTCGCGGAAATTCAAGAACAAATAGGCGTCGATTCTTTGGCTTATCTCAGTTGGGAAGGTATGCTAAATGCTACTAAACAAGACCCCTCGACTTTC includes:
- the purF gene encoding amidophosphoribosyltransferase — its product is MIPNKSHVTDDQFHTELIPDKPEEACGVFGVYAPGQDVAKLTYFGLYALQHRGQESAGIATFEGEDLHLYKNMGLVSQVFNESILQQLKGDLAVGHTRYSTTGSSRIVNAQPAVSETRLGPVAVAHNGNLVNTAELREEMSRRKFDFVSTTDTELIALAIASEINGGKDWLEASITAFQMCEGAYSLAIGTPVGLMGVRDPHGVRPLVIGTLGTNPQRYVLASETCGLDIIGAEYLRDVEPGELVWITEQGISSFHWSQKPARKLCIFEMIYFSRPDSVVEGESLYSYRMRIGRVLATESSVDADMVIGVPDSGIPAAIGFSQQSGIPYAEGLIKNRYVGRTFIQPTQVMRESGIKMKLNTLKDVLEGKRVIMVDDSIVRGTTSRKIVKALRDAGATEVHMRISSPPVTHPCFYGIDTDNQDQLIAATKSVAEIQEQIGVDSLAYLSWEGMLNATKQDPSTFCSACFTGDYPIDVPETVKRSKLMLETPPVKA